One window of the Seriola aureovittata isolate HTS-2021-v1 ecotype China chromosome 22, ASM2101889v1, whole genome shotgun sequence genome contains the following:
- the LOC130163178 gene encoding uncharacterized protein LOC130163178, whose protein sequence is MATLREELLNILRDLNEKQFKHFKFYLRDDGILEGFTSIPLADLDNADRPDTVDLMINKYRDRGALKVTLKVLQKISRNDLVERLQNFRPKVTETKEPSTTTHPLALALGDFVEEQSLDPFELAFMAGTVFKDFNPLHVGAHTERSNRKKARPLRWVQQFAVEVTLDHDTAHPNLIVSDDGKQVHHGDVRKKLPNTPERFYRCVNVLGKQSFSSERFYFEVQVKGKRAWTVGVAKESIKRRGMITLSPENGFWTMDLSDGDEYKAIDDLVAHLSLKSNPERVGVFVDYEEGLVSFYDVEAADHLYTFTDCSFTEKLYPFFSPCTNDKGRNSAPLIISPVKHNEAYQRKKAELQSVQQFAVEVTLDTDTAHPALILSDDGKQVRCGDVCKKLPDSRERFNNCVNVLGKQSFSSGRFYFEVQVKEKTAWTVGVAKESIKRRGMITLNPENGFWTMDLNDGDEYKAIDDLVAHLSLKSNPERVGVFVDYDEGLVSFYDVEAADLLYTFTGCSFTEKLYPFFSPCTNDKGRNSAPLIICPVKHNEEYERKKAELQSVLQFAVDVTLDTDTAHPSLILSDDGKQVHHGDVRKNLPDSRERFNSCVNVLGKESFSSGRFYFEVQVKGKTTWTVGVAKESIDRNGDITLGPKYGFWTVGLRNGDEYKAIASPSVNLSLNQRPQKVGVFVDYDEGQVSFYDVEAADLLYTFTDCSFTEKLYPFFSPCTNDKGRNSAPLIISPVKHDEVYQRKKAELQSVQQFAVDVTLDTDTAHPSLILSDDGKQVHDVDVRKNLPDSPKRFDRCVNVLGKQSFSSGRFYFEVQVKGKTDWTVGVAKESIDRKGKITLSPEDGFWTVWLRNGDEYEAIDSPSVNLSLNHRPQKVGVFVNYEDGLVCFYDAETADLLYAFTDCSFTEKLYPYFSPCSNDNGRNSAPLIISPVNCNN, encoded by the exons ATGGCGACACTTAGAGAGGAGCTCTTGAATATTCTGCGGGATTTAAATGAGAAACAGTTTAAGCATTTCAAATTTTACCTGAGAGACGATGGCATCCTGGAAGGCTTTACAAGCATCCCACTGGCTGACCTGGACAATGCAGACAGGCCGGACACGGTGGAcctaatgataaataaatatcgAGATCGTGGAGCTCTGAAGGTAACCTTGAAGGTTTTACAGAAGATCAGCAGGAATGATCTGGTGGAGCGTTTGCAAAACTTCAGACCGAAAG TCACAGAAACTAAAGAACCCTCAACAACCACCCATCCACTGGCTCTCGCTCTGGGCGACTTTGTTGAAGAACAAAGTCTCGATCCTTTTGAGTTGGCTTTCATGGCTGgcactgtttttaaag ACTTCAACCCATTGCATGTTGGTGCTCACACAGAAAGATCTAACAGAAAGAAGGCCAGACCATTAAGGTGGGTCCAGCAGTTTGCAGTGGAAGTGACTCTGGATCACGATACAGCACACCCCAATCTTATCGTGTCTGATGATGGGAAACAAGTACATCATGGTGATGTCAGGAAGAAACTACCAAACACCCCTGAGAGATTTTACagatgtgtaaatgttttagGAAAGCAGAGTTTCTCCTCTGAAAGATTTTACTTTGAGGTTCAGGTGAAAGGGAAGAGGGCCTGGACTGTGGGAGTGGCCAAAGAGTCTATCAAAAGGAGGGGAATGATCACACTCAGTCCTGAAAATGGTTTCTGGACCATGGATTTGAGTGATGGAGATGAATACAAAGCTATTGATGACCTAGTAGCTCATCTCTCTTTGAAGTCTAATCCAGAGAGGGTAGGAGTGTTTGTTGATTATGAGGAGGGTCTGGTCTCCTTTTACGATGTAGAAGCTGCTGATCATCTCTACACTTTCACTGACTGCTCCTTCACTGAGAAACTCTACCCATTCTTTAGTCCCTGCACTAATGACAAAGGTAGAAACTCTGCCCCCCTCATCATTTCTCCTGTCAAACACAATGAAGCATATCAAAGAAAGaaggctgagctgcagagtgtCCAGCAGTTTGCAGTGGAGGTGACTCTGGATACTGATACAGCACATCCTGCTCTCATCCTTTCTGATGATGGAAAACAAGTACGTTGTGGTGATGTATGTAAGAAACTCCCAGACAGCCGTGAGAGATTCAATAATTGTGTTAATGTCTTAGGAAAGCAGAGTTTTTCATCAGGAAGATTTTACTTTGAGGTTCAGGTTAAAGAGAAGACTGCGTGGACTGTGGGAGTGGCCAAAGAGTCTATCAAAAGGAGGGGAATGATCACACTCAATCCTGAAAATGGTTTCTGGACCATGGATTTGAATGATGGAGATGAATACAAAGCTATTGATGACTTAGTAGCTCATCTCTCTTTGAAGTCTAATCCAGAGAGGGTAGGAGTGTTTGTTGATTATGACGAGGGTCTGGTCTCCTTTTACGATGTAGAAGCTGCTGATCTTCTTTACACCTTCACTGGCTGCTCCTTCACTGAGAAACTATACCCATTCTTTAGTCCCTGCACTAATGACAAAGGTAGAAACTCAGCCCCCTTGATCATATGTCCTGTCAAACACAATGAAgaatatgaaagaaagaaggctgagctgcagagtgtCCTGCAGTTTGCAGTGGATGTGACTCTGGATACTGATACAGCACATCCCAGTCTCATCCTGTCTGACGATGGAAAACAAGTACATCATGGTGATGTGAGGAAGAATCTCCCAGACAGCCGTGAGAGATTCAACAGTTGTGTTAATGTCTTAGGAAAAGAGAGTTTTTCATCAGGAAGATTTTACTTTGAGGTTCAGGTTAAAGGGAAGACAACCTGGACTGTAGGAGTGGCCAAAGAGTCAATTGACAGGAATGGGGATATCACACTGGGTCCAAAATACGGATTCTGGACTGTAGGGTTAAGAAATGGAGATGAGTACAAGGCGATTGCTTCTCCTTCAGTTAATCTCTCTTTGAATCAGCGTCCTCAGAAGGTTGGGGTGTTTGTTGATTATGATGAGGGACAGGTCTCCTTTTACGATGTAGAAGCTGCAGATCTTCTTTACACCTTCACTGACTGCTCCTTCACTGAGAAACTCTACCCATTCTTCAGTCCCTGCACTAATGACAAAGGTAGAAACTCTGCCCCCCTCATCATTTCTCCTGTCAAACATGATGAAGTAtatcaaagaaagaaagctgagctgcagagtgtCCAGCAGTTTGCAGTGGATGTGACTCTGGATACTGATACAGCACATCCCAGTCTCATCCTGTCTGATGATGGAAAACAAGTACATGATGTTGATGTGAGGAAGAACCTCCCAGACAGCCCTAAGAGATTTGATCGTTGTGTTAATGTCTTAGGAAAGCAGAGTTTTTCATCAGGAAGATTTTACTTTGAGGTACAGGTTAAAGGGAAGACAGACTGGACTGTAGGAGTGGCCAAAGAGTCAATTGACAGGAAGGGAAAGATCACACTTAGTCCTGAAGATGGATTCTGGACTGTATGGTTAAGAAATGGAGATGAGTATGAGGCAATTGATTCCCCTTCAGTTAATCTCTCTCTGAATCATCGTCCTCAGAAGGTGGGGGTGTTTGTGAATTATGAAGATGGTCTTGTTTGCTTTTATGATGCAGAAACTGCAGATCTTCTCTACGCCTTTACTGACTGCTCCTTTACTGAGAAACTCTACCCATACTTTAGTCCCTGTAGTAATGACAACGGTAGAAACTCTGCCCCCTTGATCATATCTCCTGTCAATTGCAACAATTAG
- the LOC130163855 gene encoding uncharacterized protein LOC130163855, which translates to MATLREELFNILLDLNEDHFKHFKFHLRDDGIPLADLENADRPDTVELMINKYRDRGALKVTLKVLQKISRNDLVERLQNFRPKVTETKEPPTTTHPLALALGDFVEEQSLDPLELAFMAGTVFKDFNPFHVGAQKERSNRKKARPLRWVQQFAVDVTLDPETAHCALFLSDDRKQVHDGDVWKNLPNNPKRFKRCVNVLGKQSFSSGRFYYEVQVKGKTAWALGVAKESIKRKGNITASPNNGYWTIMLTNGDEYEANDENPVSLSLNQNPQKVGVFVDYDEGMVSFYDVDSADHLYSFTGCFFTEKLFPFFTPCTNDGGRNSAPLIISPVKHDEAYERKKAELKSIQQFEVEVTLDPETAHRALFLSDDGKQVHVGDVWKKLPDNPKRFKRCVNVLGKQSFSSGRFYYEVQVKGKTSWSLGVAKESIKRRGQITLGPDDGFWTIWLRNGDEYMANDDTPVCLTLNHHPQKVGVFVNYDEGLVSFYDVEAADHLYSFTDCSFTEKLYPFFSPCTNDGGTNSVPLIICPVNHEEEYERKKAELHSVLQFAVDVTLDTDTAHPALILSNDGKQVYHGDVRKNLPDSPKRFDSCVNVLGKESFSSGRFYFEVQVKGKRAWTVGVAKESIDRNGDITLSPEDGFWTVCLRNGDEYKAVASPSVDLSLNQHPQKVGVFVDYEEGLVSFYDVDSADLLYSFTDCSFTEKLYPYFSPCTNDKGRNSAPLIISPVKHNKEYERKKAELQSVQQFAVDVTLDTDTAHPSLILTDDEKQVYCGDVCKKLPDSPKRFDRCVNVLGKESFSSGRFYFEVQVKGKTDWTVGVAKESIGRKGKITLSPEDGFWTVWLRNGDEYEAIDAPSVNLSLNQHPQKVGVFVDYEEGLVSFYDVDSADLLYTFTDCSFTEKLYPYFSPCSNDNGINSAPLIICPVKHNN; encoded by the exons ATGGCGACACTTAGAGAGGAGCTCTTTAATATTCTGCTGGATTTAAATGAAGACCATTTTAAGCATTTCAAATTTCACCTGAGAGACGATGGCATCCCACTGGCTGACCTGGAGAACGCAGACAGGCCGGACACGGTGGAgctaatgataaataaatatcgAGATCGTGGAGCTCTGAAGGTAACCTTGAAGGTTTTACAGAAGATCAGCAGGAATGATCTGGTGGAGCGTTTGCAAAACTTCAGACCGAAAG TCACAGAAACTAAAGAACCCCCAACAACCACCCATCCACTGGCTCTCGCTCTGGGCGACTTTGTTGAAGAACAAAGTCTCGATCCTCTTGAGTTGGCTTTCATGGCTGgcactgtttttaaag ACTTCAACCCATTTCATGTTGGTGCTCAAAAAGAGAGATCTAACAGAAAGAAGGCCAGACCATTAAGGTGGGTCCAGCAGTTTGCAGTGGATGTGACTCTGGATCCTGAAACAGCACATTGtgccctcttcctctctgatgaCAGGAAGCAAGTTCATGATGGTGACGTGTGGAAGAATCTCCCAAACAACCCTAAAAGGTTCAAGAGATGCGTCAATGTATTGGGAAAACAGAGTTTCTCCTCTGGAAGATTTTACTATGAGGTTCAGGTTAAAGGGAAGACTGCTTGGGCTTTGGGAGTGGCCAAAGAGTCGATCAAGAGGAAAGGAAATATCACAGCAAGCCCCAACAATGGTTACTGGACTATAATGTTGACAAATGGAGATGAGTATGAGGCTAATGATGAGAATccagtcagtctctctctgaatCAGAATCCACAGAAGGTGGGGGTGTTTGTGGACTATGACGAGGGTATGGTGTCCTTTTATGACGTAGATTCTGCAGATCATCTCTACTCCTTTACTGGATGCTTCTTCACTGAAAAACTATTCCCATTTTTTACACCATGTACCAATGATGGTGGTAGAAATTCTGCCCCCCTCATCATTTCTCCTGTCAAACACGATGAAGCATATGAAAGAAAGAAGGCTGAGCTGAAGAGTATCCAGCAGTTTGAAGTGGAAGTGACTCTGGATCCTGAAACAGCACATCGagccctcttcctctctgatgaTGGGAAGCAAGTTCATGTTGGTGATGTGTGGAAGAAACTCCCTGACAACCCTAAAAGGTTCAAGAGATGCGTCAATGTATTGGGAAAACAGAGTTTCTCATCAGGAAGATTTTACTATGAGGTTCAGGTGAAAGGGAAGACTTCCTGGAGTTTAGGAGTGGCCAAAGAGTCGATCAAAAGGAGGGGACAAATCACACTGGGCCCTGATGATGGTTTCTGGACTATATGGTTAAGAAATGGAGATGAGTACATGGCTAATGATGACACCCCAGTCTGTCTCACCCTCAATCACCATCCACAGAAGGTGGGAGTGTTTGTTAATTATGACGAGGGTCTGGTCTCCTTTTACGATGTAGAAGCTGCTGATCATCTCTACAGTTTCACTGACTGCTCCTTCACTGAGAAACTCTACCCATTCTTCAGTCCCTGCACTAATGATGGTGGTACTAACTCTGTCCCTCTGATAATCTGTCCGGTCAATCATGAGGaagaatatgaaagaaaaaaagctgagcTGCACAGTGTCCTGCAGTTTGCAGTGGATGTGACTCTGGATACTGATACAGCACATCCTGCTCTCATCCTTTCTAATGATGGAAAACAAGTATATCATGGTGATGTGAGGAAGAACCTCCCAGACAGCCCTAAGAGATTTGATAGTTGTGTTAATGTCTTAGGAAAAGAGAGTTTTTCATCAGGAAGATTTTACTTTGAGGTTCAGGTTAAAGGGAAGAGGGCCTGGACCGTAGGAGTTGCCAAAGAGTCGATTGACAGGAATGGGGATATCACACTCAGTCCTGAAGATGGATTCTGGACTGTATGTTTAAGAAATGGAGATGAATACAAAGCTGTTGCTTCTCCTTCAGTTGACCTCTCTTTGAATCAGCATCCTCAGAAGGTGGGGGTGTTTGTTGATTATGAGGAGGGACTGGTCTCCTTTTACGATGTAGATTCTGCAGATCTTCTCTACTCCTTTACCGACTGCTCCTTCACTGAGAAACTCTACCCATACTTTAGTCCCTGTACTAATGACAAAGGTAGAAACTCAGCCCCCCTCATCATATCTCCTGTCAAACACAATAAAgaatatgaaagaaagaaagctgagctgcagagtgtCCAGCAGTTTGCAGTGGATGTAACTCTGGATACTGATACAGCACATCCCAGTCTCATCctgactgatgatgaaaaacaagTATATTGTGGTGATGTATGTAAGAAACTCCCAGACAGCCCTAAGAGATTTGATCGTTGTGTTAATGTCTTAGGAAAAGAGAGTTTTTCATCAGGAAGATTTTACTTTGAGGTTCAGGTTAAAGGGAAGACAGACTGGACTGTAGGAGTGGCCAAAGAGTCAATTGGCAGGAAGGGGAAGATCACACTCAGTCCTGAAGATGGTTTCTGGACTGTATGGTTAAGAAATGGAGATGAGTATGAGGCAATTGATGCCCCTTCAGTTAATCTCTCTCTGAATCAGCATCCTCAGAAGGTTGGAGTGTTTGTTGATTATGAGGAGGGTCTGGTCTCCTTTTACGATGTAGATTCTGCAGATCTTCTCTACACCTTTACTGACTGCTCCTTCACTGAGAAACTCTATCCATACTTTAGTCCCTGTAGTAATGACAACGGTATAAACTCTGCCCCCTTGATCATATGTCCTGTCAAACACAACAATTAG
- the LOC130163585 gene encoding F-box only protein 15-like isoform X1 — protein sequence MIYCEKKKTDRKWRVAVKSINSVIMAAGRGEFFRSFLVGLERQPAQLAPGRQPAVRGRGKPVPGGGQADSDRGRTAGRRRKRRPNTEAPSPVSGSAHSCPGPRTETKKTVKTPPLKENLVERLPSEILIKILSYLDVSSLFCISHVNKLFHQLADDDVMWHKIYMSEFGSQMWKPRAADGGAMKEGPVEVEVGDRSVGHWKKMYFRTAAGQEMNKWRRELRDISPYTGLPRQTEWVLRNLNVSWELTVCDRLGQESTLEQSRAYFFESSVIVRWSGGNFPNYHHISSIQLHGVRKETLKSPTVRKPEWRSLILKLDMKTQSSRFIGKDRLIKLLSLSPGVIIGVWRGQSIVAFIMVSLHFHKLVEKSLLGSPVCPYSEPVDRPPVYNLDPEFGLHDYTLHFVLHNTGTEIMSGHFRQISCRAVQIQRGLVELKVIDRTNLSQHRSLSGNVKLPWKSEALEGSVENCCIMTVTLLDEFQKPFWCVSSPICITMVKTSLSFDYSGEHFLMTYQNTDGQVKMKLVWLKEQKQFFLISLTVYVSIFKVNQHFSTNY from the exons atgatttattgtgaaaaaaaaaaaactgaccgGAAGTGGCGAGTGGCGGTAAAATCAATTAACTCTGTGATAATGGCGGCGGGAAGAGGGGAGTTTTTTCGGAGTTTCTTAGTGGGTTTGGAGAGGCAGCCCGCCCAGCTGGCTCCAGGGAGACAACCGGCGGTTCGGGGCAGAGGAAAGCCGGTTCCGGGAGGAGGACAGGCGGATTCGGACAGAGGGCGGACGGCCggcagaaggaggaagagacggCCGAACACAGAGGCACCGAGCCCGGTCAGCGGGAGTGCTCACAG CTGCCCAGGACCgagaacagagacaaagaaaacagtcaaaactCCTCCGTTAAAGGAAAACTTGGTGGAAAG GCTACCGTCTGAGATTCTGATTAAGATCCTGTCCTACCTGGACGTCTCCTCGCTGTTCTGCATCAGCCATGTCAACAAACTGTTCCACCAGCTTGCCGATGATGA TGTCATGTGGCATAAGATTTACATGTCAGAGTTTGGGAGTCAGATGTGGAAGCCGAGGGCGGCGGATGGCGGTGCGATGAAGGAGGGCccggtggaggtggaggtgggggatCGGTCGGTGGGCCACTGGAAGAAGATGTACTTCAGGACCGCGGCTGGACAAGAGATGAACAAGTGGAGGAGAGAGCTGAGAGACATCAGCCCATACACCGGCTTACCCAGGCAGACGGAGTGGGTCCTCAG gaacCTGAACGTGAGCTGGGAGCTGACGGTGTGCGACCGCTTAGGACAGGAGAGCACGCTGGAGCAGAGCCGAGCGTACTTCTTCGAGTCCTCGGTGATCGTCCGCTGGAGCGGAGGCAACTTCCCCAACTACCACCACATCAGCAGCATCCAGCTGCACGGAGTCAGGAAGGAGACGCTGAAGAGCCCCACGGTCAGGAA GCCTGAATGGCGCTCTCTGATTTTAAAGCTGGACATGAAGACTCAGAGCAGTCGCTTCATCGGCAAAGACAGACTCATCAAACTGCTGAGTCTGTCGCCAGGTGTCATCATCGGCGTCTGGAGG ggtcAGAGCATTGTTGCCTTCATCATGGTGAGCCTGCACTTCCACAAGCTGGTGGAGAAGAGTCTGCTGGGATCTCCAGTCTG CCCGTACTCTGAACCCGTTGACCGACCACCTGTGTATAACTTGGACCCCGAGTTTGGTCTCCATGACTACACCCTGCACTTTGTCCTGCACAACACCGGCACTGAGATCATGTCGGGACACTTCCGCCAGATCTCCTGTCGCGCAG TTCAGATCCAGCGTGGCCTGGTGGAGTTGAAGGTCATCGACAGGACCAACCTGTCGCAGCACAGGTCGCTGTCGGGAAACGTGAAGCTGCCCTGGAAGAGCGAGGCGCTGGAGGGCTCAGTGGAG AACTGCTGCATCATGACGGTGACTCTACTGGATGAGTTCCAGAAACCCTTCTGGTGCGTCAGTTCGCCCATTTGCATCACGATGGTGAAGACGTCGCTGTCCTTCGACTACAGCGGTGAGCACTTTCTGATGACGTACCAGAACACGGACGGTCAGGTGAAGATGAAGCTGGTCTGGTTGAAGGAGCAGAAGCAGTTCTTCCTCATCAGCCTCACCGTCTACGTTTCTATTTTCAAGGTCAACCAGCATTTCAGCACAAACTACTGA
- the LOC130163585 gene encoding F-box only protein 15-like isoform X2 encodes MIYCEKKKTDRKWRVAVKSINSVIMAAGRGEFFRSFLVGLERQPAQLAPGRQPAVRGRGKPVPGGGQADSDRGRTAGRRRKRRPNTEAPSPVSGSAHSCPGPRTETKKTVKTPPLKENLVERLPSEILIKILSYLDVSSLFCISHVNKLFHQLADDDVMWHKIYMSEFGSQMWKPRAADGGAMKEGPVEVEVGDRSVGHWKKMYFRTAAGQEMNKWRRELRDISPYTGLPRQTEWVLRNLNVSWELTVCDRLGQESTLEQSRAYFFESSVIVRWSGGNFPNYHHISSIQLHGVRKETLKSPTVRKPEWRSLILKLDMKTQSSRFIGKDRLIKLLSLSPGVIIGVWRGQSIVAFIMVSLHFHKLVEKSLLGSPVWFFFFFFSSRLSLTAARTLNPLTDHLCITWTPSLVSMTTPCTLSCTTPALRSCRDTSARSPVAQFRSSVAWWS; translated from the exons atgatttattgtgaaaaaaaaaaaactgaccgGAAGTGGCGAGTGGCGGTAAAATCAATTAACTCTGTGATAATGGCGGCGGGAAGAGGGGAGTTTTTTCGGAGTTTCTTAGTGGGTTTGGAGAGGCAGCCCGCCCAGCTGGCTCCAGGGAGACAACCGGCGGTTCGGGGCAGAGGAAAGCCGGTTCCGGGAGGAGGACAGGCGGATTCGGACAGAGGGCGGACGGCCggcagaaggaggaagagacggCCGAACACAGAGGCACCGAGCCCGGTCAGCGGGAGTGCTCACAG CTGCCCAGGACCgagaacagagacaaagaaaacagtcaaaactCCTCCGTTAAAGGAAAACTTGGTGGAAAG GCTACCGTCTGAGATTCTGATTAAGATCCTGTCCTACCTGGACGTCTCCTCGCTGTTCTGCATCAGCCATGTCAACAAACTGTTCCACCAGCTTGCCGATGATGA TGTCATGTGGCATAAGATTTACATGTCAGAGTTTGGGAGTCAGATGTGGAAGCCGAGGGCGGCGGATGGCGGTGCGATGAAGGAGGGCccggtggaggtggaggtgggggatCGGTCGGTGGGCCACTGGAAGAAGATGTACTTCAGGACCGCGGCTGGACAAGAGATGAACAAGTGGAGGAGAGAGCTGAGAGACATCAGCCCATACACCGGCTTACCCAGGCAGACGGAGTGGGTCCTCAG gaacCTGAACGTGAGCTGGGAGCTGACGGTGTGCGACCGCTTAGGACAGGAGAGCACGCTGGAGCAGAGCCGAGCGTACTTCTTCGAGTCCTCGGTGATCGTCCGCTGGAGCGGAGGCAACTTCCCCAACTACCACCACATCAGCAGCATCCAGCTGCACGGAGTCAGGAAGGAGACGCTGAAGAGCCCCACGGTCAGGAA GCCTGAATGGCGCTCTCTGATTTTAAAGCTGGACATGAAGACTCAGAGCAGTCGCTTCATCGGCAAAGACAGACTCATCAAACTGCTGAGTCTGTCGCCAGGTGTCATCATCGGCGTCTGGAGG ggtcAGAGCATTGTTGCCTTCATCATGGTGAGCCTGCACTTCCACAAGCTGGTGGAGAAGAGTCTGCTGGGATCTCCAGTCTG gtttttcttcttcttcttttcgtCCCGTTTGTCCCTTACCGCAGCCCGTACTCTGAACCCGTTGACCGACCACCTGTGTATAACTTGGACCCCGAGTTTGGTCTCCATGACTACACCCTGCACTTTGTCCTGCACAACACCGGCACTGAGATCATGTCGGGACACTTCCGCCAGATCTCCTGTCGCGCAG TTCAGATCCAGCGTGGCCTGGTGGAGTTGA